The genomic DNA AATCCTCCAGAGTATATTTTCTCTTTGGAGACTAATGTAATTTGtgcactgtccctttaaaaaaaaacaacagtcaaTAAATAATTCATACACAGTTGGTCATCTACAAATTTTATACATAGAttattatactatatatatactatatacattttatacatagATTACTTATAATTTTATATGAAGTAtatggtttatttaaaaatgattaactaTAAAATGCCACTTTAAATAATTATGCAACATAGGAACTCAGGCAGATGAAATCCAAACTGAAACATAGTTCCATCACATCAATGAATATGATGATATTATGAAGCAGGCAGAGGTCAGGGAGAATAGAGGTCCTGCTCGTGCAAGGCATTGGTGCTGAGGCCGGCTTCATCCAGGTAGGCAATGTTTATCACTGACTGTTGGGAAGTGCTTCACATCTCTGTGGGCTCAGTTTCCTGTACATTTCCTGTATTTCTTTGTAAAACAGAATGGTATGTTCATTCAAATTGTTATAAATGCATACCACTGCAATGCAACAGTTAAACAAAATTACATTcttttcagaaaataaataaataaatattaaatattaatatctgTATTGGCACTTTGTACGGGATCTGAAGGGGAATGTGTGGTAACGCACAGTACTTTATGGTGTGGATCAGTTCAGTCGGTTACAGCACTGTGGCTCCCCCTTGTGGTGTttcagagaaaaataataattcatctGTTCCAGttaagaaacaaacacaatagcTTCAGAGCTTCAGTCTGTACAACGCCGACACTTCTGTGTCTGTGAAATACatcacaaattcattcattcactgtctcttctccagttcagggtcgcggtgggtcctacacgaaatcactgggtgcaatgcGGGAACACAcaatggagggggcgccagtccttcacagggtgatatacacattcacaacatgtatTAGGCACCCCTAAATTACAGTGAAATGGACTACTTTAAGAACCACACACAGTTTAAAGACACCAGTGCCAAAGGTGGACTAAActgtataaagccccccagcactgggctgtgaagcagtggaagtGTGTTCTATGAAGCAATTGTGCACCACCCAACACCTTTTGAGATGAATGATTCTGAATTAATTCTCCTACAGTTTGTAGCTGAGTGACAGTAAATCCTTACTGAAATGTGTCAAAGTGTAGTTAagaccttcccagaagagtagaagaaGTTACTGTAGCAAAGGGGGCAAACTATGGTCATATTTACCCTGTGGAGTGTTTAAGACATTTCTTCACTCAAAGAGCCCTTAGTTaagaaaatgatttaaaaatatgaaacaaCTTGAAGTACGCAAAAACTGTgaaagtttaaaaatgtatcttgCACACCCCAGTGTACACCTGTTCATATATGGACACCAGATATAGAATCCAAATACAAATTTTATTATATCCAAatctaaattatataaatagGTAGtatcatagtcacacagctccaggggcctgaaggttgtgggttcgcgtcccgctctgggtgactgtctgtgaggagttggtgtgttctccctgtgtctgcgtgggtttcctccgggtgactgtctgtgaggagtgtggtgtgttctccctgtgtctgtgtgggtttcctccgggtgactgtctgtgaggagtgtggtgtgttctccctgtgtctgcatggggttcctccaggtgactgtctgtgaggagtgtggtgtgttctccctgtgtctgcgtgggtttcctccgggtgactgtttgtgaggagtgtggtgtgttctccctgtgtctgcgtgggtttcctccgggtgactgtctgtgaggagtgtggtgtgttctccctgtgtctgcgtgggtttcctccgggtgactgtctgtgaggagtgtggtgtgttgtccctgtgtctgcgtgggtttcctccgggtgactgtctgtgaggagtgtggtgtgttatctctgtgtctgcgtgggtttcctccaggtgactgtctgtgaggagtgtggtgtgttctccctgtgtctgcgtgggtttcctccgggtgactgtctgtgaggagtgtggtgtgttatctctgtgtctgcgtgggtttcctccaggtgactgtctgtgaggagtgtggtgtgttctccctgtgtctgcgtgggtttcctccgggtgactgtctgtgaggagtgtggtgtgttgtccctgtgtctgcgtgggtttcctccgggtgactgtctgtgaggagtgtggtgtgttctccctgtgtctgcgtgggtttcctccgggtgactgtctgtgaggatttctttataattattaagGGTAAAACGATGAGATGAGGTTAATTCTGTTACTGAATCTAGTTTACACACTTTAACAACCACAGAAGTGTGAACAGTCTGATTGTTTCCCATTACTCGGATTCAACATTTCAACATCTCTCAAATCAGAAAGAAAGACAACAAGTTAATAGTCTTGGACTTatggatttattattttaatgctgTAAATACAAACATCAATGAAAACAGAGTAAAAGCCTGAAGTTGGGAACTTCCAAACTTTAAATAATGACACAAAGAATAAAACTGAGAATCGTATTGTTAAGTAGTGAAATAACCGTTCCCACGGGACTGAGTGGAAGGATGGGAAACTGGGTCCACCAATCAAGGATCACTCCAaactccaaaattattttcaccCCAAGcgcttcagttttattttatttactccaaacacacacacacaaaaaaaaaagaaaaataaataaaaagtatcaaacaaaaaagaaaacaatttgCCTAATTTCTTAGAGTACCACACACTGACTTCACAGCAGTCAGTAAATTAAGGTTTGCCTAGCCCTCTAGGATAGCTCTTTCCAGCTCTCTCCAAtgactctccttctctccccttCGAAGGTTTCGGCCCCGCCCCCTAATTAACATGAGCCAACCCATTCTCCACATTCAGGTAGTACCTCTTTAAAACTAATTTCTATTATCCTCATACCTAAGCTCTAATgcctaaaaaataaacacacgtACGACATATATTTCATCTTACCGGTAAGTATACTCAATCTCATTCAAACTGTTCCCTTCTTTCCTCATCAGGTGCCATATTAGATCACCTAACCCCCTATTTCTAGTCAACCGAGGGCCCTTCGGCTTCTAAAGAAAGGAAGTTGGATGGACCTCTCCTCCCCTGACCACGCTACCTGAGGGACAAGCGGAAACAGgtaaacacttttaaaacatatacatttttaacacatgGTCTACTACGTGTTACAGTTTTAGTGATGAGGTAGGCCTTGACCTCATCACACGTATATTAACGAGTAAAAAAAGCAGTAGCACCACGAGTTGTAGGAGAGTGTATTTGCGAGTGTATTTTCTTCAAATATATATCAGAAGGTGTGTGTTAGTTTACCCATTTTTCTGATGTGCAACACACATCCTgtaaagagaaaacacacagccCAGTTACAGTAGTTTGATATAAAACAGAGTTATGAATTAACTTTAGTTAATGattgtgtatgtcattcattttaaaatgaatccCACAGAACGTCTTTATCTCCATCGTAGAGCTCTGAATAAAAGTTGAAGGTGTGGTGTAATGTGTAGCTAATATTCAATGCTTTAATTCAATGCTTTAATTCAATGCTTTGGCTCTCTGAGGATGTTGAGACTCACatgactctctcactctcagctgTAGTTGGAGCATCTTCTGTTGGAGTTGCTCTCACTGcagaaataataaacacaaaacactcacaacaacaataaatcaCTTTGTAGATTGAAATGGAGTGTAATCCTTAAGAGAATTTTAAAGCTGTTAACAGTCATTATTTATAAGATTACCTTTTATAAGAAGTCTGAAGTGATTAACATCTCTCTGGACTGAACAGCTGTAGATTCCCTGATCttcttcagtcaggtgtgatatgagcagagagaagtctcctgagttctgattggtcagtctcACTCTGTCGCTGTGCTGTCCAGTCTGTGCAGGGTATATTTCTTCAAAGTCATAGGTTACAGATTTATCTGATTTAAACGTCCATCTCACAGTGTTTGGTTTGGTCTGTGGGTCAGTGCAGGAGCAGGGCAGGACGACAGACTCTCCTGAGAAACCTGTCACTTCCACAGTCTCTCCACTTTTCACCAAATCACAagctgcaaaagaaaaaaaaaagaaattatataTGTACCAAACTTTGAAGTGGAAATGTGAATACTGTCTAGTACTCATTAAtaattccattccaccttaaaaatagcTGGGTTCTTCACGtttcagttccactttaagtgCTGCTGCTTAcatcttaaacagtgaagcagttacaggcgcCTGGATGAAATTGGTACACCATTTAATTTGACGCCGGAGAATAAACAGCTAAATTGGTGTTATAGAATTAGTGTTGGCTCCTTCCTTTCACTTT from Hoplias malabaricus isolate fHopMal1 chromosome 7, fHopMal1.hap1, whole genome shotgun sequence includes the following:
- the LOC136702843 gene encoding junctional adhesion molecule-like isoform X2 translates to MECMYILLIVIHFTAGCTLSGERSVKIVTGHKGGSALLPCSCTDPLYKQQTFIWMVHSTEVGWTDVVKDGQHKGRLQWFNEDHPSNLSLLISDLREEDDKMYRCETENKSRDFWLHVKACDLVKSGETVEVTGFSGESVVLPCSCTDPQTKPNTVRWTFKSDKSVTYDFEEIYPAQTGQHSDRVRLTNQNSGDFSLLISHLTEEDQGIYSCSVQRDVNHFRLLIKVRATPTEDAPTTAESERVMMCVAHQKNG
- the LOC136702843 gene encoding junctional adhesion molecule-like isoform X1; its protein translation is MWIMGNSLHERVVCCVLTGCTLSGERSVKIVTGHKGGSALLPCSCTDPLYKQQTFIWMVHSTEVGWTDVVKDGQHKGRLQWFNEDHPSNLSLLISDLREEDDKMYRCETENKSRDFWLHVKACDLVKSGETVEVTGFSGESVVLPCSCTDPQTKPNTVRWTFKSDKSVTYDFEEIYPAQTGQHSDRVRLTNQNSGDFSLLISHLTEEDQGIYSCSVQRDVNHFRLLIKVRATPTEDAPTTAESERVMMCVAHQKNG